The Streptomyces sp. NBC_01197 genome window below encodes:
- a CDS encoding isoprenylcysteine carboxyl methyltransferase family protein: MMWYVLLVAAVAAERIAELVVARRNERWSMARGATVAGQGHYPAMVALHTGLLAACVAEVWLGGRPFLPALGWAMAAVLVAAQGLRWWCIGTLGPRWNTRVIVVPGLPLVQGGPYRWLRHPNYVAVVAEGVALPLVHTAWLTALAFTLLNAVLLTVRIRCENAALAGAAFSQRAARSGPAGNVTA; the protein is encoded by the coding sequence ATGATGTGGTACGTGCTGCTGGTGGCCGCTGTCGCCGCCGAGCGCATCGCCGAACTCGTCGTCGCCCGGCGCAACGAGCGCTGGAGCATGGCGCGCGGTGCGACCGTCGCCGGGCAGGGCCACTATCCGGCGATGGTCGCCCTGCACACCGGCCTCCTCGCGGCGTGCGTGGCCGAGGTCTGGCTGGGCGGCCGGCCGTTCCTGCCCGCGCTCGGCTGGGCCATGGCTGCCGTACTGGTGGCCGCCCAGGGGCTGCGCTGGTGGTGCATCGGGACCCTGGGTCCGCGCTGGAACACCCGGGTGATCGTCGTCCCCGGCCTGCCGCTCGTGCAGGGCGGCCCGTACCGATGGCTGCGGCATCCGAACTATGTGGCCGTGGTCGCCGAGGGGGTGGCGCTGCCGCTGGTGCACACCGCATGGCTCACCGCGCTGGCGTTCACCCTGCTCAATGCCGTGCTGCTGACGGTCCGTATCCGCTGTGAGAACGCTGCGCTGGCCGGCGCTGCGTTCTCGCAGCGGGCAGCGCGGTCCGGTCCTGCGGGGAACGTCACCGCGTGA
- a CDS encoding NAD(P)/FAD-dependent oxidoreductase: MIDVLVAGGGPAGLATAIHAAQAGMEAVVVEPRTSPVDKACGEGVMPGGVAALRALGVAAEGWGLRGIRYLDGRRSAEAAFRDGTGLGIRRTVLHSALHERARELGVRMVTSKVGEVRQSADSVTAAGLTARWLVAADGLHSPLRRGLGLDLPGRSPGRYGLRRHYRCAPWTDYVEVHWSAHGEAYVTPVGEELVGVAVLSRSRRGYDEHLAGFPALRAALRGPYASPVRGAGPLRQRVRRRVAGRVLLVGDAAGYVDALTGEGIALALATAGAAVRCLAAGRPDGYEGAWQRLTRRHRLLTCALLSFSGSPRTAGLVVPAAARLPAVFTAAVHALQ, encoded by the coding sequence GTGATCGACGTACTGGTGGCGGGCGGCGGTCCCGCCGGGCTCGCCACCGCCATCCATGCCGCGCAGGCCGGTATGGAGGCGGTCGTCGTGGAGCCCAGGACCTCGCCGGTGGACAAGGCCTGCGGCGAGGGAGTCATGCCCGGCGGTGTCGCCGCGCTGCGTGCGCTGGGGGTGGCAGCGGAGGGGTGGGGCCTGCGCGGCATCCGTTATCTCGACGGCCGACGCAGCGCCGAGGCGGCGTTCCGGGACGGGACCGGGCTCGGGATCCGCCGCACGGTGCTGCACTCCGCGCTGCACGAGCGCGCCCGCGAGCTGGGCGTACGGATGGTCACGAGCAAGGTCGGCGAAGTGCGCCAGAGCGCCGACAGCGTGACGGCGGCCGGGCTCACCGCGCGCTGGCTGGTGGCCGCCGACGGCCTGCACTCACCGCTGCGGCGCGGTCTCGGGCTCGATCTGCCCGGCCGCTCCCCCGGCCGGTACGGGCTGCGCCGCCACTACCGGTGCGCCCCGTGGACCGACTACGTGGAGGTGCACTGGTCCGCGCACGGGGAGGCGTATGTGACCCCCGTCGGCGAGGAGTTGGTCGGGGTGGCGGTGCTCAGCCGCAGCCGTCGCGGCTACGACGAGCACCTGGCCGGGTTCCCGGCGCTCCGGGCGGCACTGCGCGGGCCGTACGCGAGCCCCGTGCGCGGGGCGGGCCCGCTCCGCCAGCGGGTACGGCGCCGGGTCGCCGGGCGGGTCCTGCTCGTCGGTGACGCCGCGGGGTACGTCGATGCCCTCACCGGCGAGGGCATCGCGCTGGCCCTGGCGACCGCCGGGGCAGCGGTGCGCTGCCTGGCCGCCGGCCGGCCCGACGGCTACGAGGGCGCCTGGCAGCGCCTGACGCGCCGTCACCGGCTGCTGACCTGCGCCCTGTTGTCCTTCAGCGGCAGCCCGCGGACCGCGGGCCTCGTCGTGCCCGCGGCCGCCCGGCTGCCCGCCGTCTTCACGGCGGCCGTCCACGCGCTCCAGTAG
- a CDS encoding LLM class flavin-dependent oxidoreductase, whose product MPRTPGATPGRAPLHLNAFLMSTGHHEASWRLAESPARANSDIEHYKNLARIAERGRLDSVFLADSPVLMGDPGRRPSAKLEPTVLLTALAGATEHIGLIATASTSYNEPYNLARRFASLDHVSGGRAGWNIVTTAGADAARNFGLDDTPLHRDRYRRAAEFVEVSTKLWDSWADDAVVADKERGVHALADRVRRIDHSGPYFRVDGPLNVQRPPQGYPLLVQAGSSEDGKDFAARYAEAVFTAQQTLEEGIAFYQDVKRRAQAAGRDPAGIRILPGIVPVIGGTEAEARELDAELDRLIVPEYAKRQLAERLRIAPDDLALDEELPDDIPTEDEIEGAKSRYTLVVELARRERLTVRQLIGRLGGGRGHRTFAGTAEQVADTLEHWYESGAADGFNIMPAVLPSGLETFVDRVVPILQERGLFRTEYTGRTLREHYGLPRPANQLFDTAALSGR is encoded by the coding sequence ATGCCACGTACCCCCGGCGCCACCCCCGGCCGCGCCCCGCTGCACCTCAACGCGTTCCTGATGTCCACCGGCCATCACGAGGCGTCCTGGCGGCTCGCCGAGAGCCCGGCGCGCGCCAACTCCGACATCGAGCACTACAAGAACCTCGCCAGGATCGCCGAACGCGGCAGACTCGACTCGGTGTTCCTCGCCGACAGCCCCGTCCTGATGGGCGACCCGGGCAGGCGGCCTTCGGCCAAGCTGGAGCCCACCGTCCTGCTCACCGCGCTGGCTGGCGCCACCGAGCACATCGGGCTCATCGCCACCGCTTCCACCAGCTACAACGAGCCGTACAACCTGGCCCGCAGGTTCGCCTCGCTCGACCATGTCTCCGGCGGCCGGGCCGGCTGGAACATCGTCACCACCGCGGGCGCCGACGCGGCCCGCAACTTCGGCCTCGACGACACCCCGCTCCACCGCGACCGGTACCGCCGCGCCGCCGAGTTCGTCGAGGTGTCCACCAAGCTGTGGGACAGCTGGGCCGACGACGCCGTGGTCGCCGACAAGGAGCGCGGGGTGCACGCGCTGGCGGACCGGGTACGCCGGATCGACCACAGCGGCCCGTACTTCCGCGTCGACGGGCCGCTGAACGTCCAGCGCCCGCCGCAGGGTTATCCGCTGCTGGTGCAGGCGGGCTCCAGCGAGGACGGCAAGGACTTCGCCGCCCGCTACGCGGAGGCGGTGTTCACCGCCCAGCAGACACTGGAGGAGGGCATCGCCTTCTACCAGGACGTCAAGCGGCGCGCGCAGGCCGCGGGCCGTGACCCCGCCGGCATCAGGATCCTGCCGGGGATCGTCCCCGTCATCGGCGGCACCGAGGCCGAAGCCCGTGAACTGGACGCCGAACTCGACCGGTTGATCGTGCCCGAGTACGCGAAGCGACAGCTGGCCGAGCGGCTGAGGATCGCCCCGGACGACCTGGCGCTCGACGAGGAGCTGCCCGATGACATTCCCACCGAGGACGAGATCGAGGGGGCGAAGAGCCGGTACACCCTCGTCGTGGAGCTTGCCCGGCGCGAGCGGCTGACCGTGCGCCAGCTCATCGGACGGTTGGGGGGCGGCCGAGGTCACCGTACCTTCGCGGGTACGGCGGAGCAGGTGGCCGACACCCTCGAGCACTGGTACGAGAGCGGAGCGGCCGACGGGTTCAACATCATGCCCGCGGTGCTGCCCTCCGGGCTCGAGACCTTCGTGGACCGGGTCGTGCCGATCCTCCAGGAGCGCGGGCTCTTCCGCACCGAGTACACGGGGCGCACGCTGCGTGAGCACTACGGCCTGCCGCGCCCCGCCAACCAGCTGTTCGACACCGCAGCCCTGAGCGGCCGGTAG
- a CDS encoding ABC transporter ATP-binding protein, with amino-acid sequence MATHPGGLTGTRPAAVRMTKLVRRFGDRTILHELDLTLARGEFTALLGRSGSGKSTLLRAVAGLDHGVDGSGGLSVPERVSLSFQDSRLLPWLRLLDNVVLGMRGPGARDRGLTALDEVGLAGRERSWPHELSGGEQQRAALARALVRDPGLLLADEPFGALDALTRLRMHGLLRELYERHRPAVLLVTHDVDEAVELADRVLVLEGGRISLDLRIGLAAPRTRRDPRFQEHRDTLLAALGVTEPQLQA; translated from the coding sequence GTGGCGACGCACCCTGGCGGGCTGACCGGTACGCGGCCGGCGGCCGTACGGATGACGAAGCTGGTGCGCCGCTTCGGCGACCGGACCATCCTGCACGAGCTCGATCTGACGCTGGCCCGGGGCGAGTTCACCGCTCTGCTCGGCCGCAGCGGCTCGGGCAAGTCCACCCTGCTGCGGGCAGTGGCCGGCCTCGACCACGGGGTCGACGGCTCGGGCGGACTCAGCGTCCCCGAGCGGGTGTCGCTCTCGTTCCAGGACTCCCGGCTGCTGCCCTGGCTGCGCCTCCTGGACAACGTGGTGCTCGGGATGCGCGGTCCCGGGGCCCGGGACCGCGGGCTGACCGCGCTCGACGAGGTCGGCCTGGCGGGCCGTGAACGGTCCTGGCCGCACGAACTGTCCGGCGGTGAGCAGCAGCGGGCCGCACTCGCCCGCGCCCTGGTCCGCGATCCCGGCCTGCTGCTGGCCGACGAGCCGTTCGGCGCCCTGGACGCACTCACCCGGCTCAGGATGCACGGGCTGCTGCGCGAGCTGTACGAACGCCACCGGCCCGCCGTGCTGCTCGTGACCCACGATGTCGACGAGGCGGTCGAACTCGCCGACCGGGTGCTGGTCCTGGAGGGCGGCCGGATCTCCCTCGATCTGAGGATCGGCCTCGCCGCACCCAGGACCCGGCGCGATCCCCGGTTCCAGGAGCACCGGGACACCCTGCTCGCCGCCCTCGGCGTGACAGAGCCCCAGCTCCAGGCATAG
- a CDS encoding ABC transporter permease → MTEVLPNARFREPAQAESEHAEPEHGESVPSESEHPESEHPESPHAELAQRPAGRAARKRLGPGRAVPFGRLIGPALVVLLWWASSALGYLDPRILSGPGTVLSTAGDLAADGRLQANVLISLQRAGLGLLFGAAAGTALAVAAGLSRTGEYLLDGPLQIKRAIPSLAMLPLLILWLGIGEEMKVTVIALGVAVTVYVNTYAALTGIDSRYVELAQSLGLSRIQFIRTVVGPGSLPGFFVGLRLGVTASWLGLIVVEQINATSGIGYMMFQAQQYAQSDVIIVGLVVYGIFGFVSDALVQTTGRRALSWRRTLAG, encoded by the coding sequence ATGACCGAAGTACTGCCGAACGCCCGCTTCCGGGAACCGGCGCAGGCCGAGTCCGAGCACGCCGAGCCCGAGCACGGCGAGTCCGTGCCCTCCGAGTCCGAGCACCCCGAGTCCGAGCACCCCGAGTCCCCGCACGCGGAGTTGGCGCAACGACCTGCCGGCCGCGCCGCCCGCAAACGGCTGGGGCCCGGGCGGGCCGTGCCCTTCGGCCGGCTGATCGGCCCGGCGCTGGTGGTCCTCCTCTGGTGGGCCTCGTCCGCTCTCGGCTATCTCGACCCGAGGATCCTCTCGGGGCCCGGGACCGTGCTCTCCACCGCGGGCGATCTGGCCGCCGACGGCCGGCTCCAGGCGAACGTCCTGATCTCGCTCCAGCGCGCCGGGCTCGGTCTCCTCTTCGGGGCGGCGGCCGGGACGGCCCTCGCGGTGGCGGCCGGGCTGAGCCGTACCGGGGAGTACCTGCTCGACGGCCCCCTCCAGATCAAGCGGGCCATTCCCTCGCTGGCGATGCTGCCGCTGCTGATCCTCTGGCTGGGCATCGGTGAGGAGATGAAGGTCACCGTCATCGCCCTCGGCGTGGCGGTGACCGTGTACGTCAACACGTACGCCGCGCTGACCGGCATCGACAGCCGGTATGTCGAGCTGGCTCAATCGCTCGGGCTCAGCCGCATCCAGTTCATCCGCACGGTGGTCGGCCCCGGCTCGCTGCCCGGCTTCTTCGTCGGGCTGCGGCTCGGCGTGACCGCCTCCTGGCTCGGCCTGATCGTGGTCGAGCAGATCAACGCCACCAGCGGAATCGGCTACATGATGTTCCAGGCCCAGCAGTACGCGCAGTCCGACGTCATCATCGTCGGCCTGGTGGTCTACGGGATCTTCGGCTTCGTATCGGACGCCCTGGTCCAGACGACGGGAAGGAGGGCCCTGTCGTGGCGACGCACCCTGGCGGGCTGA
- a CDS encoding ABC transporter substrate-binding protein — MGGTALGLAGCAPQATTAASGKPLGKLPSGAPPPGTKLSVAVRTTQLQLVPSGLKKDLRFTVSDWPNLTAGPDIIQGFRAHSIDLAVNAGIPPVQAAAIGVGARIVAVQERNHPSYVFATAPGSPITETGDFRGKKIGFSQGQAQGVVVLRALKKAGLRNSDVTLVALPSTQFLTALQSRQVDVAPLAEPTLTKYLRQYGKDGARGVHTDVVDLLTVLWAPDEVLDDPARATAVRDFIPLWARGQVWAWEHPDRWIDRYYVKDQGVTVADGRRIVASLARPVFTTSWNRAIAWEQETADLLASGGFVPRQDVTKLFDRRFERLAAEAVPAAYREGS; from the coding sequence ATGGGCGGCACGGCGCTCGGCCTCGCCGGCTGCGCCCCACAGGCCACGACGGCCGCCAGCGGGAAACCGCTCGGAAAACTCCCGTCCGGCGCCCCGCCACCAGGAACGAAACTCTCCGTCGCCGTACGGACCACACAACTCCAGCTCGTCCCGTCCGGACTGAAAAAGGACCTGCGGTTCACCGTCTCCGACTGGCCCAATCTGACTGCGGGCCCCGACATCATCCAGGGATTCCGCGCCCACTCCATCGACCTCGCGGTCAATGCGGGAATTCCCCCGGTCCAGGCCGCCGCGATCGGGGTCGGCGCGCGGATCGTGGCGGTCCAGGAGCGCAACCACCCGTCGTACGTCTTCGCCACAGCGCCCGGCTCACCGATCACGGAAACCGGAGACTTCCGGGGCAAGAAGATCGGCTTCTCGCAGGGCCAGGCCCAGGGTGTGGTCGTCCTGCGGGCGTTGAAGAAGGCCGGTCTGCGCAACAGCGACGTCACCCTCGTGGCCCTGCCCAGCACCCAGTTCCTGACCGCACTCCAGTCCAGGCAGGTGGACGTGGCCCCGCTCGCGGAGCCCACGCTCACCAAGTACCTCAGGCAGTACGGCAAGGACGGCGCCCGGGGCGTGCACACCGATGTGGTCGACCTGCTCACCGTTCTCTGGGCGCCGGACGAGGTGCTGGACGACCCGGCCAGGGCCACCGCTGTCCGCGACTTCATCCCGCTCTGGGCCCGTGGCCAGGTCTGGGCCTGGGAGCACCCCGACCGGTGGATCGACCGGTACTACGTCAAGGACCAGGGCGTCACGGTGGCGGACGGCAGGCGCATCGTCGCGTCCCTGGCCAGGCCGGTCTTCACCACGAGCTGGAACCGGGCGATCGCCTGGGAGCAGGAGACCGCGGACCTGCTGGCCTCGGGCGGCTTCGTACCCCGGCAGGACGTCACCAAGCTGTTCGACCGCCGTTTCGAGCGACTGGCCGCCGAAGCCGTACCCGCCGCCTACCGGGAGGGATCATGA
- a CDS encoding flavin reductase family protein — MTVTATPSPVPSTYPNPGITPGVTPGIAPERFRQVFRRYPAGVVAVTADSGRGPVGFTATSLTSLSLDPPLVSFGIAVTASSWPHIERATTAVVNFLSSEQESLARTFAKSGIDRFAAPTEWRRLPGGEPVLGGVAGWLRLGVEQIVPAGDHRIVVARVEDSWLDESRGPLVFHDGNYLPL; from the coding sequence ATGACCGTCACCGCCACTCCGTCCCCCGTACCGTCCACGTACCCCAATCCCGGAATTACTCCCGGAGTTACTCCGGGAATCGCTCCCGAGCGGTTCCGGCAGGTGTTCCGCCGTTATCCCGCCGGGGTGGTCGCCGTGACCGCCGACTCCGGCCGGGGGCCGGTCGGGTTCACCGCGACCTCACTCACCTCGCTCTCCCTCGACCCGCCGCTGGTGTCCTTCGGTATCGCGGTGACCGCCTCGAGCTGGCCGCACATCGAGCGCGCCACGACCGCCGTCGTCAACTTCCTCAGCTCCGAACAGGAGTCGCTGGCCAGGACGTTCGCGAAGAGCGGCATCGACAGGTTCGCCGCGCCGACCGAGTGGCGGAGGCTGCCGGGCGGCGAGCCGGTGCTCGGCGGGGTGGCGGGCTGGCTGCGGCTCGGCGTCGAGCAGATCGTGCCGGCCGGGGACCACCGGATCGTGGTGGCGCGGGTCGAGGACTCCTGGCTCGACGAGAGCCGGGGCCCGCTGGTGTTCCACGACGGCAACTACCTGCCTCTCTGA
- a CDS encoding ROK family protein produces the protein MPSVDRPPAPARRPVPVRRPAPVRRSDIPAAGPQRRAAGAATGAVLAAILDHGPVARSTVARLTGLSPASVTGHSRQLLARGLIREAAETAGPRGLGRPHIPVEIDTGQCLVAGAHIAVAHSTLSLMDLRGRVVAEEREPHRDTDPRLVLRALAARLPLLVAAHAGGRTVLGLGVATGNRVDPAAGTIVDHPQLGWRDVPVREYLATATGLPVHVDSHARALARAEQMFGEVTTRTSAVLLFVGAVIDAAFTSAGTVHLGPRAGAGSVAHLPVGPDHGTGAAVLCVCGRPGCLHSMASEPAMLSRAAEQGLRTRTFRELLDLALAGEPRARELFRRRARYVGRAAALLLDTFDPEILVVVEPGVARLPECLAVLRAEAGERSLVCDHPQQTVVPGSFTESVLATAGGAVALGALYADPLGPWPAVTAAC, from the coding sequence CCGCCCGCGCCCGCCCGCCGCCCCGTCCCTGTCCGCCGTCCCGCCCCCGTCCGCCGCTCCGACATACCGGCCGCCGGACCGCAGCGCCGTGCGGCCGGCGCCGCCACCGGCGCCGTTCTCGCCGCGATCCTCGACCACGGTCCGGTCGCCCGCTCCACCGTCGCCCGTCTCACCGGGCTGTCGCCCGCATCGGTCACCGGCCACTCCAGACAGCTGCTGGCACGCGGCCTGATCCGGGAGGCCGCGGAGACCGCCGGGCCACGCGGTCTGGGGCGGCCCCACATCCCGGTCGAGATCGACACCGGCCAGTGCCTGGTGGCGGGTGCGCACATCGCCGTGGCGCACTCGACGCTCTCCCTGATGGATCTGCGGGGCCGGGTCGTGGCCGAGGAGCGGGAGCCGCACCGGGACACCGACCCCCGGCTGGTGCTTCGCGCACTGGCCGCGCGGCTGCCCCTGCTGGTGGCCGCGCACGCGGGCGGCCGCACCGTACTCGGGCTCGGTGTCGCCACCGGGAACCGCGTCGACCCCGCGGCCGGGACGATCGTGGACCATCCCCAGCTCGGCTGGCGCGATGTGCCGGTACGCGAGTACCTCGCCACGGCCACCGGGCTGCCGGTCCATGTCGACAGCCACGCACGGGCGTTGGCGCGCGCGGAGCAGATGTTCGGTGAGGTGACCACTCGTACCAGCGCGGTACTCCTCTTCGTCGGTGCCGTCATCGACGCGGCCTTCACCTCCGCCGGAACCGTCCATCTGGGGCCGCGCGCCGGGGCGGGGAGTGTGGCGCATCTGCCGGTCGGCCCGGACCACGGGACCGGCGCCGCGGTGCTCTGCGTGTGTGGCAGGCCGGGCTGTCTCCACTCCATGGCCTCGGAGCCCGCGATGCTGAGCCGGGCCGCCGAACAGGGGCTGCGCACAAGGACGTTCAGGGAGCTGCTCGATCTCGCCCTGGCCGGTGAACCCCGTGCACGGGAACTCTTCAGGCGCCGGGCCCGGTATGTCGGCCGGGCGGCGGCCCTGCTGCTGGACACCTTCGACCCCGAGATCCTGGTGGTCGTCGAGCCGGGAGTCGCCCGGCTGCCGGAGTGCCTGGCCGTGCTCCGGGCGGAGGCCGGCGAGCGTTCCCTGGTCTGCGACCACCCCCAACAGACCGTGGTGCCCGGCAGTTTCACCGAGTCGGTGCTGGCCACCGCGGGCGGCGCGGTGGCGCTCGGCGCCCTGTACGCGGACCCGCTCGGCCCCTGGCCCGCGGTGACGGCGGCCTGCTGA